From one Synechocystis sp. PCC 6803 substr. PCC-P genomic stretch:
- a CDS encoding bifunctional aldolase/short-chain dehydrogenase — protein sequence MKSLWDDQEANQYQGDLPQRVYTSRLLGREPSLVLHGGGNTSVKCQVTNLVGEKEDILYVKGSGWDLATIEAAGFAPVRMPHLLKLSKLTQLSDRQMVNELKTQMTLASAPSPSVETILHAILPFKYVDHTHADAVVTITNTANGEERIREIYGDHLVIIPYVMPGFDLARVCAEKFAAEAHGGTVGMVLMNHGIFSFGAIAREAYEGMISLVNEAEEYLKNQGVWQISYGQPQKSTTENRLALAQLRCDASKIAGFPLVMRQYQDEASLSFSQRPDLAHISQQGPATPDHVIRTKRLPQLGRDVADYAKKYQEYFQRNDGKSGEVKTMLDPAPRIILDRELGLLTLGTSAKSTAIAGDIYQHTMAIIQRAKGLGGYQALPESDIFVVEYWDLEQAKLKQAGNPPMFAGEVALVTGGASGIGKASVAQLLKQGAAVIALDIQPNISELHNRPDFLGIQCDLTDANAFKQALEQGIAQFGGLDMLVLNAGIFPVARAIAELSTLEWQKVLNINLDANLTLLRECYPLLKLAPKGGRVVVIGSKNVTAPGPGLAAYSASKAALNQLMRVASLEWAKDNIRLNTIHPNGVFDTGFWTEEVLEARAKHYGLTVEEYKGNNLLKVEVTSQDVAELVTAMASPLFGKITGAQLPLDGGNDRVI from the coding sequence ATGAAGAGTTTATGGGATGACCAGGAAGCCAACCAATACCAAGGGGATTTACCCCAACGGGTCTATACATCCCGTTTGCTGGGCCGGGAACCATCCCTAGTGCTCCATGGCGGCGGCAATACCTCGGTGAAATGCCAGGTAACTAATTTGGTGGGGGAGAAGGAAGATATTCTCTATGTCAAGGGTAGTGGTTGGGATTTGGCCACCATTGAGGCGGCGGGGTTTGCCCCAGTGAGAATGCCCCATTTGCTCAAGCTGTCTAAGTTGACGCAATTATCCGATCGCCAGATGGTCAATGAATTGAAAACCCAGATGACCCTGGCCAGTGCCCCCAGCCCTTCGGTGGAAACCATTCTCCACGCTATTTTGCCGTTTAAATATGTGGACCATACCCACGCTGATGCAGTGGTGACCATTACTAATACGGCCAATGGGGAGGAAAGAATTCGAGAAATTTACGGCGATCACCTGGTGATTATTCCCTACGTGATGCCGGGATTCGACTTGGCCCGGGTATGTGCGGAAAAATTCGCCGCCGAAGCCCATGGGGGAACAGTGGGTATGGTATTAATGAACCATGGCATTTTTTCCTTTGGTGCCATCGCCCGGGAAGCCTACGAAGGCATGATTAGTTTAGTGAACGAAGCAGAGGAATATCTAAAAAATCAAGGGGTATGGCAGATTAGTTATGGCCAGCCGCAAAAATCAACTACGGAAAATAGATTGGCATTGGCCCAATTACGTTGTGATGCTAGCAAAATAGCGGGTTTTCCCTTGGTAATGCGGCAATATCAAGATGAAGCTAGTTTAAGTTTTAGCCAAAGGCCGGATTTAGCCCATATTAGCCAGCAAGGCCCGGCCACTCCGGATCATGTAATCCGCACCAAACGTTTACCTCAACTGGGTCGAGATGTGGCAGATTATGCCAAAAAGTATCAGGAATATTTTCAGCGCAACGACGGTAAAAGTGGGGAAGTCAAAACCATGCTTGACCCTGCCCCCCGCATTATCCTTGATCGGGAACTGGGACTGCTTACCCTAGGAACTTCTGCTAAAAGTACGGCGATCGCCGGGGATATTTATCAGCACACCATGGCAATTATTCAGCGGGCCAAGGGGTTAGGGGGTTACCAAGCCCTGCCGGAGTCGGATATTTTTGTGGTGGAATACTGGGATTTGGAACAGGCCAAATTAAAACAAGCTGGTAATCCTCCCATGTTTGCGGGGGAAGTGGCCCTGGTGACCGGCGGAGCATCCGGCATTGGTAAAGCTTCCGTTGCCCAATTACTTAAACAGGGGGCGGCGGTGATTGCGCTGGATATTCAACCTAACATTAGTGAACTCCACAATCGACCTGATTTCCTAGGAATTCAATGTGACCTTACTGATGCCAATGCTTTCAAACAAGCTCTGGAACAGGGCATAGCCCAATTTGGCGGTTTGGACATGCTAGTGCTTAATGCTGGGATTTTTCCCGTGGCCCGGGCGATCGCCGAGTTATCCACGTTGGAATGGCAAAAGGTTTTAAACATTAATTTAGATGCCAATTTAACCCTGCTGCGGGAATGTTATCCCCTGTTAAAGTTAGCGCCTAAGGGAGGGCGAGTGGTGGTAATTGGTTCTAAAAATGTGACCGCACCAGGCCCGGGTTTGGCGGCTTATTCAGCGTCAAAAGCAGCGTTAAATCAATTAATGCGGGTGGCAAGCTTGGAATGGGCCAAGGATAATATCCGCCTGAATACTATTCATCCCAATGGAGTATTTGATACAGGTTTTTGGACAGAGGAAGTGCTAGAAGCCAGGGCAAAACATTACGGTTTAACAGTGGAAGAGTATAAAGGTAATAATTTATTAAAAGTAGAGGTTACCAGTCAGGATGTGGCGGAATTAGTAACAGCCATGGCTAGTCCTTTATTTGGTAAAATTACCGGCGCTCAATTACCTTTAGATGGCGGCAATGATCGGGTTATTTAG
- a CDS encoding DUF433 domain-containing protein has product MAEAVIALPVEDYSLFQNTLMAKMIKKTPGVCGGHACIRDTRIAVWTIISLINQGGTDLELLADFPGLTAFDLLTIKEYYQSHQQEIDNLIDYQDQENYHD; this is encoded by the coding sequence TTGGCAGAAGCAGTTATTGCATTGCCAGTGGAGGATTATAGTTTATTTCAAAATACCCTCATGGCAAAGATGATCAAAAAAACACCAGGGGTATGCGGTGGCCACGCTTGTATTCGGGATACCCGAATTGCAGTCTGGACAATTATTTCTCTTATCAATCAAGGAGGTACGGATTTGGAGTTACTGGCCGATTTTCCTGGATTAACTGCCTTTGATTTGTTGACCATCAAAGAATATTACCAATCTCATCAGCAGGAAATTGATAATCTTATTGATTACCAAGATCAAGAAAATTATCATGATTAA
- a CDS encoding DUF5615 family PIN-like protein → MIKFYSNENLSLGLVNQLRQLGYSVLTSYDAGRANQRITDLSVLKDATTDGRCVITFNRNDFIELHLNRIKHKGIIICKEDRDQIGQASIIHDFLINQKTLDNRLIRILKQNQPGLKQPQFTIKEYYPS, encoded by the coding sequence ATGATTAAATTCTATAGCAACGAAAATTTATCCCTGGGCTTAGTTAATCAACTACGTCAATTAGGTTACAGTGTTTTGACTTCCTATGATGCAGGGAGAGCCAACCAAAGAATTACTGATTTATCTGTTTTGAAAGATGCAACAACTGATGGACGTTGTGTAATTACATTTAATCGAAATGATTTTATTGAATTACATTTGAATAGAATAAAACACAAAGGCATAATAATTTGTAAAGAAGATCGAGATCAGATTGGACAAGCATCAATAATTCATGATTTTTTAATTAATCAGAAAACTTTAGATAATCGTTTAATCAGAATATTAAAACAAAATCAACCTGGATTGAAGCAACCGCAATTTACGATTAAAGAGTATTACCCTAGTTAA
- the cobN gene encoding cobaltochelatase subunit CobN, whose protein sequence is MPQFKAITTIAIIFYRSHYLSGNTTPIDALCQALEKHNLNPLAIYVSSLREPDVQAEILAILENLDQPLGAILNTTSFSLAKLQRQIGNLEMIPLWQKLNVPVLQVILSGGDRQQWQEGLRGLNPRDLAMNVALPEVDGRIITRAISFKAMAARHPQLETEVAIYEPVLDRVEWIAELTKNIINCAQTEIFQRKIALILANYPNKDGRLANGVGLDTPASCLQILEALKIAGYHLSAIPKDTETLIKQLTQGVTNDQELAQYRTVNQTIVTEKVWQFFYSLPQSVQQAMTERWQVRENWDNLPDQFAISGIQFGNIFVGIQPARGYDFDPSLNYHAPDLEPTLHYLAFYLWLRQEFSAQAIIHLGKHGNLEWLPGKSVVLSDHCHPEIALGPLPNFYPFIVNDPGEGTQAKRRSQACIIDHLTPPLTRAELYGDLEKLEALIDEYYEAQALDPTRVKTIGDRLRKLLATSNLQTDLGLTPPALKDLQPLLTSADSYLCELKEAQIRDGLHILGQTPTGEQLRDLAISIARSPSYQRLGLTQAIAFDLELEFDPVLDDPNEPWQLSSTMQMKLQQWELTQFIELFNSCRIGGQVIEILEEIAKQLVGSLLEIVIVDQKVNLFFQKPDSKTKSNLDYIEQTLLPMLQQTPQEITNLLRGLNGEYIASGPAGAPSRGRPDVLPTGRNFYAVDIRAIPTETAWDIGRRAAETLIERYTQDHGEYPQTLAISIWGTSTMRTGGDDIAQVLALLGVQPVWDSPSRRIVDFEILPTTVLKRPRVDVTIRISGFFRDSFPNLVEFLHQAIAAVSQLDEPANLNPLAEKVKQETEQWQQLGLATEEAVTKATYRIFGSKPGAYGAGLQGLIEAQNWQDDSDLARAYLNWSCYAYDRQGVGHNQPEVFAQRLQNLQIVLHNQDNREHDLLDSDDYYQFQGGLTAAVRSLTGKNPTVYFGDNSNPAQPKVKLLTQEIAKVYRSRVVNPKWIAGVMRHGYKGAFEMAATLDYLFAYDATAHCVEDFMYTGIAQAYLLDEEVQKFVQQHNPWALRDMAERLLEAEQRQLWSNVDPQLLDQLRAIAHGAEEILENSQIYPRQEKLK, encoded by the coding sequence ATGCCTCAATTTAAAGCTATTACGACTATTGCAATTATTTTTTATCGTTCCCATTATTTGTCTGGCAATACAACTCCCATTGATGCTCTTTGTCAAGCTTTAGAAAAACATAATTTAAATCCCCTTGCTATCTATGTGTCTTCCCTGCGGGAGCCTGACGTACAAGCAGAAATTTTAGCTATTCTAGAAAATTTGGACCAGCCCTTGGGAGCTATTTTAAACACCACTAGTTTTTCCCTCGCCAAGTTACAAAGACAGATCGGCAATCTGGAAATGATTCCCCTCTGGCAAAAACTAAATGTCCCGGTGCTCCAGGTAATTCTTAGTGGTGGCGATCGCCAACAATGGCAGGAAGGGTTGCGGGGACTGAACCCACGGGACTTAGCCATGAATGTGGCTTTGCCGGAAGTGGACGGCAGAATTATCACCAGGGCAATTTCTTTCAAAGCGATGGCAGCCCGTCATCCCCAACTGGAAACGGAGGTGGCAATTTATGAGCCTGTGCTGGATCGAGTTGAGTGGATAGCAGAACTAACTAAAAATATCATTAATTGCGCTCAAACTGAAATTTTCCAACGGAAAATTGCTCTAATTTTAGCCAATTACCCTAACAAAGATGGTCGTTTGGCTAATGGGGTGGGGTTGGATACCCCAGCTAGTTGTCTACAAATTTTAGAAGCTTTAAAAATTGCTGGTTATCATCTTTCCGCCATTCCTAAAGACACTGAAACTTTAATTAAACAATTAACCCAAGGGGTAACCAATGACCAGGAATTAGCCCAATATCGAACCGTTAATCAAACCATTGTCACAGAGAAAGTATGGCAATTTTTTTACAGTTTGCCCCAGTCTGTACAACAGGCAATGACAGAGCGGTGGCAAGTTAGGGAGAATTGGGATAATTTACCGGATCAATTTGCCATTAGCGGCATCCAATTTGGCAATATTTTCGTTGGTATTCAACCGGCTAGGGGCTATGATTTTGATCCTAGTTTGAATTACCATGCGCCGGATTTAGAACCCACCCTTCATTACCTTGCTTTTTATCTTTGGTTACGCCAGGAATTTTCTGCCCAGGCAATAATTCATCTAGGTAAACATGGCAATTTGGAATGGTTACCGGGCAAAAGTGTTGTTTTATCTGACCATTGCCATCCAGAGATTGCCCTAGGCCCATTACCTAATTTTTATCCCTTTATTGTCAATGATCCAGGGGAAGGAACCCAAGCTAAACGCCGTAGTCAGGCTTGTATTATTGATCATTTAACCCCTCCTTTAACCAGGGCAGAATTGTATGGCGACTTGGAAAAATTAGAGGCTTTAATTGATGAATATTATGAAGCCCAAGCCTTGGATCCAACTCGTGTTAAAACCATTGGCGATCGCCTCCGTAAATTATTGGCAACCAGCAATTTACAAACTGATTTAGGTTTAACCCCTCCGGCCCTGAAGGATTTACAACCCTTGTTAACTTCGGCGGATAGTTATCTGTGTGAACTAAAGGAGGCCCAAATTCGGGACGGCCTACATATTTTAGGTCAAACTCCCACAGGAGAGCAGTTGCGGGATTTGGCGATTAGTATTGCCCGATCGCCATCCTATCAAAGACTTGGTTTAACCCAGGCGATCGCCTTTGATTTAGAACTAGAATTTGATCCGGTTTTGGACGATCCTAATGAACCATGGCAATTGTCGTCAACCATGCAGATGAAGTTGCAACAATGGGAATTAACCCAATTTATTGAATTATTTAATTCCTGTCGGATAGGGGGACAGGTTATTGAAATTTTAGAAGAAATTGCCAAGCAGTTAGTGGGAAGTCTACTTGAAATAGTAATTGTCGATCAAAAAGTCAATTTATTCTTTCAAAAGCCCGACAGTAAAACTAAATCTAATCTTGATTATATCGAGCAAACTCTTTTACCAATGCTACAACAAACTCCCCAGGAAATCACTAATTTACTCCGGGGTTTAAATGGGGAATATATTGCCAGTGGGCCGGCGGGGGCACCTAGTCGTGGTCGCCCTGATGTACTGCCAACGGGACGGAATTTCTATGCGGTGGATATCCGGGCCATTCCCACAGAAACGGCTTGGGACATTGGCCGTCGAGCCGCTGAAACCCTGATTGAAAGGTACACCCAAGACCACGGAGAATATCCCCAAACTTTAGCTATTTCTATTTGGGGCACTTCCACCATGCGTACTGGCGGGGATGACATTGCCCAGGTTCTGGCCCTATTGGGAGTACAACCAGTGTGGGATAGCCCTTCCCGTCGCATTGTTGATTTTGAAATTTTGCCCACCACTGTACTAAAACGTCCCCGGGTGGATGTGACCATCAGAATTTCTGGATTTTTTCGGGATAGTTTCCCCAACTTGGTGGAATTTCTCCACCAGGCGATCGCCGCTGTTAGTCAATTGGATGAACCGGCAAATTTGAATCCTTTAGCAGAAAAAGTTAAGCAAGAAACCGAGCAATGGCAACAATTAGGTTTAGCAACGGAAGAAGCTGTAACTAAAGCAACCTATCGTATTTTTGGCTCTAAACCAGGGGCCTATGGTGCTGGCTTACAAGGATTAATTGAAGCGCAAAATTGGCAAGATGATAGTGACTTAGCCCGAGCCTATCTTAATTGGAGTTGCTATGCCTACGATCGCCAGGGCGTTGGCCACAATCAACCGGAAGTATTTGCCCAGCGCCTGCAAAATTTACAAATTGTTTTACATAACCAAGACAATCGAGAACATGACTTGCTCGACTCCGATGATTATTATCAGTTTCAGGGGGGATTAACAGCGGCGGTGCGGTCATTAACTGGGAAAAATCCCACCGTTTATTTTGGTGATAATTCTAATCCTGCCCAACCAAAAGTGAAGTTATTGACCCAAGAAATTGCCAAGGTTTATCGTTCTCGGGTGGTAAATCCTAAATGGATCGCTGGGGTAATGCGCCATGGCTATAAGGGGGCGTTTGAAATGGCCGCCACGTTAGATTATCTCTTTGCCTACGATGCCACTGCCCATTGTGTGGAGGATTTTATGTATACGGGAATAGCTCAGGCATACCTACTGGATGAAGAAGTGCAGAAATTTGTGCAACAGCACAATCCTTGGGCGTTAAGGGACATGGCGGAAAGATTATTGGAAGCAGAGCAAAGACAACTCTGGAGCAATGTTGACCCCCAACTACTAGATCAACTGCGGGCGATCGCCCATGGTGCGGAAGAAATTTTGGAAAATAGTCAAATTTACCCTAGACAAGAAAAGCTGAAATAA
- a CDS encoding PAS domain S-box protein, with translation MAITAFTLGDFFQANSYIPHGHCYLWQTPLVWLHVSADFFTAIAYYSIPLTLLYFLRKRQDIPFPNIIFLFSTFILCCGTSHFFDIITLWYPIYWISGTVKASMAIVSIITVFELIQIVPNALNLKSPTELATLNLALNQEIKERQTAEIALQELNNNLEKRVEDRTTQLAKINQQLEQEIEDKTRAKEDLEKNKDQLAQLAAIVESSQDAIISKTLDGNITSWNESAERLFGYTAEEMIGSHITKLIPEELILEEDLIAECIRQGQRINTYETQRQRKDGTKIDVALTISPIRDEHKNVVGASKIVRDITARLDVENALRESQYFIEKLANYSPQILYILDPIAWKNIYVNYQSFEILGYTPEEFKNGGTELLLNIVHPDDIPTLYENKNFWQKSQEGQVLTTEYRMRHKNGSWRWLRSREVVFARDDYGQVTKVLGTAQDISDSKEQEQRLYEQGRRESLLREITQRIRQSLDLPTIFNTVVQEIRQFLEADRVVIFQFSPDSDFSVGNIVAESVLAPFKPIINSAIEETCFSNNYAQRYQQGRIQVIEDIHQSHLRQCHIDFLARLQVRANLVLPLINDAILWGLLCIHQCDSSRVWEQTEIDLLKQITNQFEIAIQQATLYEQAQQELASKNQLFVQLTNELEQKKVLLKEIHHRVKNNLQIMSSLLYLQFSKASPAIQQLSEEYQNRIQSMALIHEQLYRSEDLANIDFSQYLKNLTHNICQSYGCNTDSIKIKLLVEQVKVPLEQSIPLGLIIQELVSNALKHAFPTTEGEISIKFTSMNSHYSLQVWDNGVGISRDIDLENTDSLGMQLIYSLTEQLQGELHYEYVGGAQFGLEFSL, from the coding sequence ATGGCAATCACCGCATTTACCCTGGGGGATTTTTTCCAAGCCAACAGCTATATACCCCACGGCCATTGCTACCTTTGGCAAACTCCCCTGGTCTGGCTCCACGTCAGCGCTGATTTTTTCACGGCGATCGCCTACTACTCTATTCCCTTAACTCTGCTCTACTTTTTGCGGAAGCGCCAAGATATTCCTTTTCCTAATATTATTTTCCTGTTTAGTACTTTTATTTTATGCTGTGGCACCAGTCACTTTTTTGACATTATCACCCTTTGGTACCCTATTTATTGGATATCCGGTACAGTCAAAGCCTCCATGGCGATCGTCTCTATTATCACTGTGTTTGAATTAATTCAAATTGTACCCAATGCCCTAAATTTAAAATCCCCCACGGAATTAGCTACCCTCAATCTGGCTCTAAATCAAGAAATTAAAGAAAGGCAAACAGCGGAAATAGCATTGCAGGAGTTAAACAATAATCTTGAAAAAAGAGTGGAAGACCGCACTACCCAATTAGCAAAAATAAATCAACAATTAGAACAGGAAATTGAAGATAAAACCCGGGCAAAAGAAGATCTAGAAAAAAATAAAGATCAATTGGCGCAATTGGCTGCTATTGTCGAATCTTCCCAGGACGCAATTATTAGTAAAACCCTAGATGGTAACATCACCAGTTGGAACGAGTCTGCGGAAAGATTATTTGGCTACACAGCAGAAGAAATGATTGGAAGTCATATCACCAAACTTATTCCTGAGGAATTAATCTTGGAAGAAGACCTTATTGCTGAATGCATCCGCCAAGGTCAGAGAATTAACACCTACGAAACTCAAAGACAGCGTAAAGATGGTACTAAAATTGATGTTGCCCTGACCATTTCTCCCATTCGAGATGAACACAAAAATGTAGTGGGAGCCTCCAAAATTGTTAGGGATATTACCGCCAGATTGGATGTGGAAAATGCCCTACGGGAAAGTCAATATTTTATTGAAAAATTAGCTAATTATTCTCCCCAGATTCTTTATATTTTAGACCCCATTGCTTGGAAAAATATTTATGTCAATTATCAATCCTTCGAAATCCTAGGCTACACTCCAGAAGAATTTAAAAATGGGGGAACGGAGCTGTTGTTAAATATTGTGCATCCCGATGACATCCCAACCCTTTACGAAAATAAGAATTTTTGGCAAAAGTCCCAGGAAGGCCAAGTGTTGACCACTGAATATCGAATGCGCCACAAAAATGGTTCTTGGCGGTGGCTACGTTCTCGGGAAGTGGTTTTTGCTAGGGATGATTATGGGCAAGTTACTAAGGTTTTGGGCACAGCCCAGGATATTAGTGATAGCAAAGAACAGGAACAAAGACTTTATGAGCAAGGCCGCCGCGAATCATTATTAAGGGAAATTACCCAGCGTATCCGTCAGTCTTTAGATCTGCCAACTATTTTTAACACAGTAGTGCAGGAAATTCGTCAGTTTTTGGAAGCAGATCGGGTAGTTATTTTTCAGTTTTCACCCGACTCTGACTTTTCCGTTGGTAATATTGTGGCAGAGTCGGTATTGGCTCCATTTAAGCCAATCATTAATAGTGCAATTGAAGAAACTTGTTTTAGTAATAACTATGCCCAAAGGTATCAGCAGGGCAGAATTCAGGTCATTGAGGATATTCACCAGTCCCATCTTAGGCAATGCCACATTGACTTTCTTGCCAGGCTACAGGTCAGGGCAAACCTAGTGCTACCACTAATTAATGATGCCATTTTGTGGGGCTTATTGTGTATTCATCAATGTGACAGTTCTAGAGTTTGGGAACAAACAGAAATTGATCTGCTCAAGCAGATCACTAATCAGTTTGAAATTGCCATCCAACAGGCTACTTTGTACGAGCAGGCTCAACAAGAATTGGCTTCTAAAAATCAGCTTTTTGTACAATTAACCAACGAATTAGAGCAAAAAAAAGTATTGCTTAAGGAAATTCATCATCGAGTTAAAAACAATTTGCAAATTATGTCTAGTTTACTTTATTTGCAATTTAGTAAGGCTTCTCCAGCCATCCAGCAATTGAGTGAGGAATACCAGAATCGCATTCAATCCATGGCATTGATTCATGAGCAGTTATATCGTAGTGAAGACTTAGCTAATATTGATTTTAGTCAATATCTTAAAAATTTGACTCACAATATCTGCCAAAGTTACGGCTGTAATACTGATAGTATTAAAATTAAATTGTTGGTTGAACAAGTTAAAGTTCCTTTAGAGCAGTCCATTCCTTTGGGATTAATTATTCAGGAATTAGTTTCCAATGCTTTAAAACATGCTTTCCCAACGACGGAAGGGGAAATTTCGATTAAATTCACTTCAATGAACAGTCACTATAGTTTACAGGTGTGGGATAACGGAGTTGGAATTTCCAGGGATATAGATTTGGAAAATACAGATAGTTTGGGCATGCAACTTATCTACAGCCTAACTGAACAACTCCAGGGAGAATTGCACTATGAATATGTCGGTGGCGCTCAATTTGGGTTGGAATTTTCACTTTAG
- a CDS encoding response regulator transcription factor, whose product MVTKILIVEDERLVAQHIAQLLKSDGYEICVIASDGATALKKIAEFYPDLVLLDIRIKGEIDGIEVAERIKSLYSIPIVYLTAFSDGETLERAQKTNPQGYVIKPFRREQLLSTVAIAIANHQQQRKPEEDTLSTSTGHYRLQPTLDYIEEHLDQGITVEFLAGAIGMSTAYFCRFFQKEMGCSPYQFIIQQRVERAKAILLERELSISEVALRCGFSSHSQLNHHFRNLLGITPKEYRSR is encoded by the coding sequence ATGGTAACCAAAATACTGATTGTAGAGGATGAAAGGCTAGTGGCCCAACACATTGCCCAATTATTAAAAAGTGATGGCTATGAAATTTGTGTGATCGCCAGTGATGGAGCAACGGCGCTGAAAAAAATTGCTGAGTTTTATCCAGATCTAGTTTTACTAGATATTCGTATTAAAGGAGAGATCGACGGGATAGAGGTGGCGGAACGGATAAAATCTCTTTACTCCATCCCCATTGTTTATCTCACAGCTTTTTCTGATGGGGAAACCCTGGAGCGGGCCCAGAAAACCAATCCCCAGGGCTATGTGATTAAGCCTTTTCGGCGGGAACAACTATTATCCACCGTGGCGATCGCCATAGCCAATCATCAACAGCAACGAAAACCTGAGGAAGATACCCTCTCCACGTCAACGGGCCATTATCGCCTGCAACCGACTTTGGACTATATCGAAGAGCATCTCGACCAAGGAATTACCGTTGAATTTCTGGCCGGGGCGATCGGCATGAGCACAGCCTACTTTTGTCGCTTTTTCCAAAAGGAAATGGGATGTTCCCCCTATCAATTTATTATCCAACAACGGGTTGAGCGGGCCAAAGCCATACTACTGGAAAGAGAATTGTCCATTAGCGAAGTAGCTTTGAGATGCGGCTTCAGTTCCCACAGTCAACTTAACCACCATTTTCGTAATCTCTTGGGCATTACCCCGAAAGAATATCGTAGTCGCTAG